A region from the Hydrogenimonas sp. genome encodes:
- a CDS encoding CRISPR-associated protein TM1812 gives MDRVLISSVGTGDIKKDSRGSYEETLYVLDGKEYRESLTSKVIISHYHIERMILIGTVKSMWDSFYVEYGGEDDEYLSLLERRKEDGSLREEDLEKLQELLNSYLGSEGSRCILIDYTRNDSEEMWENFEKLLEIRSRLDGGDRVILDITHGFRYIPILNIFLLEVLRSMDKEKFEIEAILYGMFGDNRSDIIDFKIFFDLLDWIKALNAFKEYSNADQLSLLLEKESSAKDAHRVFSQFSKNLQMANIHALWRFAKGISKKIAAIERSDNKVLKLLSEDFSDIAKRLDKETQSAFQYELAVWLYESKNYALSYIVLYEAIITKVCEQMGYDLHNHEEREEAKKHVDAPFNRFFNTKFPDSISVIRNCIVHQCEERRDMVEQDIKRLKKFLDEFRIFIER, from the coding sequence ATGGATAGAGTATTGATCAGTTCTGTAGGAACCGGCGACATCAAGAAAGATAGCAGAGGCAGCTATGAAGAGACCCTCTATGTCTTGGACGGCAAAGAGTATAGAGAGAGCCTTACATCCAAAGTGATAATATCCCATTATCATATAGAGAGGATGATTCTTATTGGAACGGTAAAATCTATGTGGGACAGCTTCTATGTAGAGTACGGCGGCGAGGATGACGAATATCTGAGCCTGCTGGAGCGTAGAAAAGAGGATGGCTCTTTGCGCGAGGAAGATCTAGAAAAGCTGCAGGAGCTGCTGAACTCCTATCTCGGTTCGGAAGGTTCGAGGTGTATATTGATAGATTACACTCGAAACGACTCTGAAGAGATGTGGGAGAATTTCGAAAAACTTTTGGAGATCCGCTCACGGCTCGATGGGGGCGACAGGGTGATCCTGGATATAACACACGGATTCCGCTATATACCCATACTGAATATTTTCCTTCTCGAGGTTTTAAGGTCGATGGATAAGGAAAAATTTGAGATAGAGGCGATTTTGTACGGTATGTTCGGCGATAACAGGTCGGATATCATCGACTTCAAGATATTTTTCGATCTTCTCGACTGGATAAAGGCGCTGAATGCGTTCAAAGAGTATTCGAATGCCGACCAGCTCTCGCTCCTTCTGGAAAAGGAGAGCTCCGCAAAAGATGCGCATAGAGTCTTTTCCCAGTTCAGCAAAAATCTTCAAATGGCGAATATCCACGCCCTTTGGCGGTTCGCAAAAGGGATCTCCAAAAAGATCGCCGCTATCGAACGGAGCGACAACAAGGTTTTAAAACTCCTTTCGGAAGATTTCTCCGATATCGCAAAGAGACTGGACAAAGAGACGCAGTCCGCATTCCAGTACGAACTTGCCGTCTGGCTCTATGAAAGCAAAAACTATGCGCTCTCCTATATCGTTTTGTACGAAGCGATCATCACAAAAGTGTGCGAACAGATGGGGTACGACCTGCATAATCACGAAGAGAGGGAGGAGGCGAAAAAGCATGTCGATGCTCCGTTCAACAGGTTTTTCAACACCAAATTCCCCGACAGCATATCGGTCATAAGAAACTGTATCGTCCATCAGTGCGAGGAGAGGAGAGATATGGTGGAACAGGATATCAAAAGATTGAAAAAATTCCTGGATGAGTTTCGGATTTTCATAGAGAGGTAA
- a CDS encoding CRISPR-associated protein, Csm1 family, whose protein sequence is MEKIDEIALAGLLHDIGKFGQRTDIYRLKDIFPVQRYRYTHAAYTAQILQDGGLAFKLPEEVIDMAAMHHAPDGDDAWIIAAADRMASGFEREAFEKYNEMSDREDFRKQRLWHLFDEKRRFPIAPLAPDTIYPVEKGADGNEYDALWKAFVEDMEKIEKAGSGANDYRTIDYLMKKHTSFIPSSTTFKKGDYTPVKANVPLYDHSRATAIFATAIYALYEKGDTDILDYYRHGRGDIERRNLLMVTGDFFGIQQFIFNDVPAAKASKILRSKSAYVQVLTRILALHVAEEIGMSHQSIVTTAAGKFEILAINTPETLEKVQKLQSEIDDFFIKEYFGETGVGLSCTPCALADFIVKGRYRESLRPRVAESVEEAKYRRFDLASRHPVLELDDGIDNRNLCQLCHLRKGIERESSDKTYIACGSCEKFVRIGRELATKKFLTISKGSGKIPIFGEWHLNFSEKPERFDNAVEIYDISKDPEFAGYAKWELASYVAIEDGYVSTFEELAQKSCNGDPDYGLKALAALKGDVDNMGCYIRNSDVTASFARYNFFSRMIDYFFSVESARLMEGRPMYTVFSGGDDIFILGAWDEVVEFSRELHEDFTRFAAKSGLTFSAGIVVTKPNKPVNFIAEAAESALEASKEYKEKKEMLLPSKDALTLFGETAGWKHYADEDNALYLLEELPRLEEMLGERNTSMLYRLLQLNQMRLEMDENIENSMWRSRLSYTFRRNLFEKYAKDAEKTREAESLMKLVANMIENYPMETKMVLSEYIYKRRRV, encoded by the coding sequence TTGGAAAAGATTGACGAGATAGCTTTGGCCGGGTTGCTGCACGACATAGGCAAATTCGGGCAGCGAACGGATATATATCGACTGAAAGATATATTTCCGGTGCAAAGATACCGCTACACTCATGCGGCATACACGGCGCAGATTCTTCAAGACGGCGGATTGGCGTTCAAGCTGCCGGAGGAGGTGATAGATATGGCGGCTATGCACCATGCGCCCGATGGAGACGATGCGTGGATCATCGCGGCTGCAGACAGGATGGCGAGCGGTTTCGAGAGGGAGGCTTTCGAAAAATACAACGAGATGAGCGACCGGGAAGATTTCAGAAAGCAGCGACTCTGGCACCTCTTCGATGAAAAGAGGCGCTTTCCGATCGCCCCGCTTGCGCCGGATACCATCTATCCGGTGGAGAAAGGTGCTGACGGAAACGAATATGATGCGCTCTGGAAAGCTTTCGTGGAAGACATGGAAAAGATAGAGAAGGCTGGAAGCGGAGCAAACGACTATAGAACTATCGACTATCTGATGAAAAAGCACACCTCCTTCATTCCATCTTCAACCACATTCAAAAAGGGAGATTACACGCCGGTGAAGGCCAACGTTCCGCTCTACGATCACAGCAGGGCGACCGCGATATTCGCCACCGCGATCTATGCGCTGTATGAAAAAGGGGACACCGATATTCTCGATTACTATCGCCATGGAAGGGGTGATATCGAGCGTAGAAACCTTTTGATGGTGACCGGTGATTTCTTCGGTATCCAGCAGTTTATATTCAACGATGTGCCAGCGGCCAAAGCGAGCAAGATTCTGCGCTCCAAATCGGCCTATGTGCAGGTGCTTACACGAATACTCGCCCTCCATGTGGCCGAAGAGATCGGTATGAGCCACCAAAGCATCGTGACCACCGCCGCCGGAAAATTTGAAATTCTGGCTATCAACACCCCCGAAACATTGGAAAAGGTGCAAAAACTGCAGAGTGAGATCGACGACTTCTTCATAAAAGAGTATTTTGGAGAGACGGGAGTCGGTTTGAGCTGTACGCCGTGCGCTCTGGCCGACTTCATCGTAAAGGGGCGCTACAGGGAGTCGCTCCGACCAAGAGTCGCCGAGTCCGTCGAAGAGGCGAAGTACAGGAGATTCGATCTTGCCTCCCGCCATCCGGTGCTGGAGCTGGACGACGGGATAGACAACCGGAATCTCTGTCAGTTATGTCATCTGCGTAAAGGTATCGAAAGAGAGAGCAGTGACAAAACATACATCGCCTGCGGGAGTTGCGAAAAATTTGTCAGGATCGGCAGGGAGCTGGCGACCAAAAAATTTCTCACGATCTCGAAAGGCAGCGGTAAGATTCCGATCTTCGGAGAGTGGCATCTCAATTTTTCCGAAAAACCCGAGAGATTCGACAATGCCGTCGAAATTTACGATATTTCCAAAGATCCCGAGTTTGCGGGGTACGCCAAGTGGGAGCTTGCAAGCTACGTGGCGATAGAGGATGGGTATGTGTCGACATTCGAGGAGCTTGCCCAAAAGAGTTGCAATGGCGATCCGGATTACGGATTGAAGGCCCTGGCCGCTCTCAAGGGCGATGTGGACAATATGGGGTGCTACATCAGAAACAGCGATGTCACCGCTTCGTTTGCGAGGTACAACTTCTTTTCGAGAATGATCGACTACTTTTTCAGCGTGGAGTCGGCACGGCTGATGGAGGGCAGGCCGATGTATACGGTTTTTTCAGGCGGGGACGATATTTTTATTCTCGGGGCGTGGGATGAAGTCGTAGAGTTTTCAAGAGAGCTTCATGAAGATTTCACACGCTTTGCAGCAAAGAGCGGTTTGACGTTTTCCGCGGGTATTGTCGTAACAAAACCCAACAAGCCGGTCAACTTCATAGCAGAAGCAGCCGAATCGGCGCTGGAAGCTTCCAAAGAGTATAAAGAGAAAAAAGAGATGCTCTTGCCTAGCAAAGATGCGTTGACCCTCTTCGGTGAAACAGCAGGCTGGAAGCACTATGCAGACGAGGACAACGCCCTCTATCTGCTCGAAGAGTTGCCCAGGCTCGAAGAGATGCTGGGCGAACGCAACACGTCGATGCTCTACCGACTGCTGCAGCTGAACCAGATGCGCCTCGAGATGGACGAGAATATAGAAAACAGCATGTGGCGCTCAAGGCTCAGCTACACCTTTAGGCGCAATCTTTTCGAAAAGTATGCAAAAGATGCCGAAAAAACGCGAGAAGCAGAAAGCCTTATGAAGCTGGTGGCCAATATGATCGAAAACTACCCCATGGAGACCAAAATGGTGCTGAGTGAATATATCTACAAAAGGAGGAGAGTATGA
- a CDS encoding CRISPR repeat RNA endoribonuclease Cas6, translated as MDLKWFKIDVTAEEGYKPPFFAGSMLRGALGVALKRVVCINPSFCCDQCFAADSCLYYDFYEKKNTFHPYRITSALGMNRLKFSVWIYEDATSQLPYMLSAVKYALEVNGLGRKKEKVKVCSIETGGRRVYDGDKFSSLSEIVPEHFMLNELHSGAVLKMRTPLRIKKENRLSRELDLPMLVSSIHGRYRQMKRMEPSRPGYDIRGEISSSRLKHLDLYRYSNRQKSRMKLGGLIGSIGFQGLDKQSYAYLKLGEVLGVGKQTVFGLGDYFIERSEIGKD; from the coding sequence ATGGATTTGAAATGGTTCAAAATCGATGTAACGGCTGAAGAGGGGTATAAACCGCCTTTTTTTGCGGGCTCTATGTTGAGGGGAGCGCTGGGGGTAGCTTTGAAACGTGTCGTATGTATCAACCCATCTTTTTGCTGCGATCAATGTTTTGCGGCGGATAGTTGCCTCTATTACGATTTTTACGAAAAAAAGAATACCTTTCATCCATATCGCATCACATCGGCACTAGGTATGAACCGTCTCAAATTTTCGGTGTGGATATATGAGGATGCCACTTCACAGCTGCCGTATATGCTCTCCGCAGTCAAATATGCACTGGAGGTGAACGGGCTTGGGAGGAAGAAAGAGAAGGTGAAGGTATGCTCCATAGAGACAGGGGGGCGGAGAGTCTATGACGGAGATAAGTTCTCTTCGCTTTCGGAAATAGTTCCGGAGCATTTTATGCTCAATGAGCTTCATAGCGGTGCCGTTTTGAAGATGAGGACACCTCTTAGAATCAAAAAGGAGAACCGTCTTTCTCGAGAGCTCGATCTGCCCATGCTGGTTTCGAGTATCCACGGCCGATACAGGCAGATGAAGAGAATGGAGCCTTCACGTCCCGGCTACGATATTCGGGGTGAGATTTCGTCGAGCCGGCTGAAGCATCTAGATCTCTACCGCTATTCCAACAGGCAAAAGAGCAGAATGAAGTTGGGCGGCCTAATAGGAAGCATCGGTTTTCAAGGGTTGGACAAGCAGAGCTATGCCTATCTGAAACTGGGCGAAGTGCTTGGAGTCGGCAAACAGACGGTGTTCGGACTGGGCGACTACTTTATCGAAAGGAGTGAGATTGGAAAAGATTGA
- a CDS encoding putative esterase, FIGfam005057 yields MIIYIHGFASSGRGDKALTIRRYFKKEAVAPSISYIPDLAMDTLKQLVESFSQREQVSLIGSSLGGFYAACLSEMYDLPAVLINPSTEPHITLASHTGPVTNFYDLSSFEWSERHVKELERLRPESISKPENFMLLLQKGDETLDYRVARERFQGAKIVIEEGGSHSFEGFERYLGEIESFLKRRDVAKQPDRAD; encoded by the coding sequence ATGATAATATATATACACGGATTCGCAAGCAGCGGAAGGGGAGATAAAGCGCTGACAATCCGCAGATATTTCAAAAAAGAAGCCGTAGCCCCTTCTATCTCATATATTCCAGACCTGGCGATGGATACCCTCAAACAGCTTGTTGAGAGTTTTTCGCAAAGAGAGCAGGTATCGCTAATCGGATCGTCGCTGGGCGGGTTCTATGCGGCCTGCCTCTCCGAGATGTACGATCTGCCCGCCGTTTTGATAAACCCCTCCACCGAACCGCACATAACACTCGCTTCCCATACCGGGCCGGTTACGAACTTTTACGACCTCTCTTCGTTCGAGTGGAGCGAACGGCATGTAAAAGAGCTCGAAAGGTTGCGGCCGGAGTCGATTTCAAAACCGGAAAATTTCATGCTGTTGCTTCAAAAAGGGGACGAGACGCTGGACTACAGGGTAGCACGTGAGAGATTTCAGGGGGCTAAGATAGTCATCGAAGAGGGCGGATCGCACTCGTTCGAGGGGTTCGAAAGATATCTTGGAGAGATAGAGAGTTTTTTGAAAAGGAGAGATGTTGCAAAACAGCCTGATAGAGCAGATTAA
- a CDS encoding CRISPR-associated protein, Csm2 family, with protein MKPIELDYRKDPELFNETAKSWADAICQDNQKKNGDCGVKSTQIRNFYEKVLELNRKVENREKDFEDILPFVKMLNSKVEYALHRKGDGGTLVNKSFADMMKRCISQVDSPEKLRNFKLFFEAVLGFYKGK; from the coding sequence ATGAAACCGATTGAGCTCGATTACAGGAAAGATCCGGAGTTGTTCAATGAAACCGCGAAGTCGTGGGCAGATGCCATCTGTCAGGACAATCAGAAAAAAAATGGAGATTGCGGAGTCAAATCGACCCAGATTCGCAACTTTTACGAAAAGGTGCTGGAGTTGAACCGGAAGGTTGAAAACAGGGAGAAAGATTTTGAAGACATTCTTCCTTTTGTCAAGATGCTCAACTCAAAAGTGGAGTATGCCCTGCACAGAAAAGGTGATGGAGGCACTCTGGTCAACAAGAGCTTTGCGGATATGATGAAAAGGTGTATATCGCAGGTCGACTCACCCGAAAAGTTGAGAAACTTCAAACTCTTTTTCGAAGCGGTTCTCGGATTTTACAAAGGAAAATAA
- a CDS encoding CRISPR-associated RAMP Csm3, with protein MEIIQLKGQIELLSGLHIGGGDDTMKIGGIDNSVIKDANSGHPYIPGSSLKGKMRSLLEHHLRLVYLPSADGSPFGSRLMDEVPEGVKRDARTLLELFGDPNPESPYGITRISVGDCHLCEESKEMELSEAKFENSINRKGGTALNPRQTERVPAGVKFNYDIRIKVFDGDDREALEKMVETAISLVEKDYLGGNGSRGYGRVRFIPQSE; from the coding sequence ATGGAAATCATACAACTTAAAGGTCAAATAGAACTACTTAGCGGGCTGCACATCGGCGGGGGTGACGACACCATGAAGATCGGCGGTATCGACAACAGCGTCATCAAGGATGCCAACAGCGGCCATCCCTATATTCCGGGAAGCTCTCTGAAGGGAAAGATGCGCTCTTTGCTGGAGCATCACCTGCGGCTGGTCTACCTACCCAGTGCGGATGGATCCCCTTTTGGCTCCAGGCTGATGGACGAAGTTCCCGAAGGGGTAAAACGCGATGCCCGTACGCTGCTAGAGCTTTTCGGCGACCCGAACCCGGAAAGCCCGTACGGGATAACGCGAATCAGCGTTGGCGACTGCCATCTTTGCGAAGAGTCGAAAGAGATGGAGTTGAGCGAAGCGAAATTCGAAAACAGTATCAACAGGAAGGGAGGGACGGCGCTAAACCCCCGCCAGACCGAGCGGGTGCCGGCGGGCGTAAAGTTCAACTACGATATCCGGATAAAAGTTTTCGACGGCGATGACAGAGAGGCGCTGGAGAAGATGGTAGAAACGGCCATCTCCCTCGTGGAAAAAGATTATCTCGGCGGCAACGGCTCCCGCGGTTACGGCCGTGTCCGATTCATACCGCAAAGCGAGTAG
- a CDS encoding CRISPR-associated RAMP protein, Csm4 family, with translation METVRAQIEPLSEFGTPLRGDTLFGQICWTIALLDGEERLKSLLDDYDRNPFLIVSDPFPPGLLPKPAMPYFQLGEDPEERKINRDKRWISMSDLKAGRFNEALSNHEAGLGDVSTVTLHNSLDYRSFKTGGAQFAPFGEKRYLLGKKEIYLMFDRSKAASEDVHRWLEAVGLYGYGKDASIGKGRYSLVETETVELPMEGERFMTLSPASLEGVEAVNVRYRPMTRFGKHGGKRARGKVFKKPLLLADTGAVLDFDSPRTLPYAGKAIRGHSSAHPDTVHQGYAVTVAIGKGDAS, from the coding sequence ATGGAAACGGTACGCGCTCAGATAGAGCCTCTTTCAGAGTTCGGTACTCCACTGCGCGGGGATACTCTTTTCGGTCAGATATGCTGGACCATCGCGCTTTTGGATGGGGAAGAGAGGCTCAAATCTCTTCTCGATGATTACGACAGGAACCCTTTTCTGATCGTTAGCGATCCGTTTCCTCCGGGGCTGCTTCCCAAGCCGGCAATGCCATATTTTCAACTGGGAGAGGATCCTGAAGAGAGAAAGATCAACCGTGACAAGCGGTGGATTTCCATGTCGGATCTCAAAGCCGGAAGATTCAACGAAGCATTGAGCAATCATGAGGCGGGATTAGGGGATGTTTCGACGGTGACACTGCACAACTCCCTCGATTACAGGAGTTTCAAAACCGGCGGAGCTCAGTTTGCCCCTTTCGGAGAGAAGCGCTATCTTTTAGGCAAAAAAGAGATTTACCTCATGTTCGACAGGTCCAAAGCCGCATCGGAAGATGTTCATAGGTGGCTCGAGGCGGTGGGTCTGTACGGCTACGGAAAGGATGCCTCTATCGGCAAAGGCAGGTATAGTCTCGTCGAAACCGAAACTGTAGAGCTGCCCATGGAGGGTGAGCGCTTTATGACTCTTTCGCCGGCATCACTGGAGGGGGTTGAAGCGGTAAATGTCCGGTACCGGCCGATGACACGTTTCGGGAAGCATGGTGGAAAACGTGCAAGAGGCAAGGTGTTCAAAAAACCTCTTCTGTTGGCCGATACGGGAGCTGTTTTAGATTTTGATTCGCCCCGAACTCTACCCTATGCCGGAAAGGCGATCCGGGGCCACTCGTCGGCCCATCCGGATACGGTGCACCAGGGGTATGCGGTGACGGTTGCCATAGGAAAAGGAGACGCATCGTGA
- a CDS encoding trypsin-like serine proteases, typically periplasmic, contain C-terminal PDZ domain: MEERFFRRLFAITFVLMTLMLFWQSLPWIGEYILAQQAEPRPVTPRGDLAEDEKATIELFERTKDSVVYIATTQAVIDPWSRNIYNIPRGTGSGFVWDEAGHIVTNYHVIAGASEARVRLSDGRDYHAVLIGASPKHDLAVLRINVPIKRPQPVMVGTSHDLKVGQKTFAIGNPFGLDWTLTTGIVSALERSMKESSGAVIRNLIQTDAAINPGNSGGPLLDSAGRLIGVNTAIFSPSGAYAGIGFAIPVDTVNRIVPKLIAYGRYLEPSLGIETDDRINRLAKARLGFSGVMILRTLPGTSAEKAGLRGITLYPDGSFDPGDIILTIEGKPVESTKDIEDLLENYGVGDTVTVEISRNGKVLKKKLILEPAYKGDRR, translated from the coding sequence ATGGAAGAGAGATTTTTCAGACGACTATTTGCGATTACATTTGTCCTGATGACGCTGATGCTCTTTTGGCAGTCGCTGCCCTGGATAGGAGAGTATATCCTCGCACAGCAGGCCGAGCCGCGCCCTGTCACTCCCAGAGGAGATCTGGCCGAAGATGAGAAGGCGACAATCGAGCTTTTCGAAAGAACGAAAGATTCGGTCGTATACATCGCTACGACACAGGCGGTGATCGATCCATGGTCCAGAAACATCTACAACATTCCGCGCGGGACAGGCTCCGGCTTCGTCTGGGACGAAGCGGGCCATATAGTGACGAACTACCACGTCATAGCGGGTGCAAGCGAAGCTAGAGTGAGACTAAGTGACGGGCGGGACTATCATGCGGTTCTGATAGGCGCCTCACCGAAGCACGACCTTGCGGTTCTTCGCATAAATGTCCCCATAAAAAGGCCCCAGCCGGTGATGGTAGGCACAAGCCACGACCTGAAGGTCGGGCAGAAGACTTTCGCCATCGGAAACCCTTTTGGCCTCGACTGGACACTGACCACCGGCATCGTTTCGGCCCTTGAGCGCTCCATGAAGGAGTCGAGCGGAGCGGTAATACGCAATCTCATACAGACGGATGCGGCGATCAACCCGGGCAATTCGGGAGGGCCGCTGCTCGACAGCGCCGGCAGACTCATAGGTGTAAACACGGCCATATTCAGCCCCTCCGGGGCCTATGCCGGTATCGGCTTCGCGATTCCGGTAGACACGGTAAACAGAATCGTCCCGAAACTCATAGCCTACGGCAGATACCTCGAACCCTCCCTTGGCATCGAAACCGACGACCGCATCAACCGTCTGGCAAAGGCAAGGCTCGGCTTCAGCGGAGTTATGATTTTGCGGACACTGCCCGGCACTTCTGCGGAGAAAGCGGGGCTGAGAGGTATCACCCTCTACCCGGACGGATCGTTCGACCCAGGCGATATAATACTCACCATAGAGGGCAAACCCGTAGAGTCGACAAAAGATATAGAAGACCTGCTAGAAAACTACGGGGTGGGCGACACCGTGACCGTAGAGATCTCTAGAAACGGGAAAGTTTTGAAAAAGAAGCTGATACTAGAGCCTGCATACAAAGGAGATAGGAGATGA
- a CDS encoding CRISPR-associated protein Cas1, producing the protein MKTVIVDRSDIVITAKKSGIVVETQQIPYRLIDLLVLCGEMEIGTKTLLALAKEGVSLLTVSKNNRTFSLTLPLAPKNGELKMLQYRSVTKNRLNFAKYFLEEKIKTHAKHLEKLGFEIDLRDWMQKIREAETVSQMLGIEGSFSNIYFSRYFSVLPKALHKSRRSKRPPLDPVNAILSYLYTYFYHLITVRLHMNGFDPAISYLHEPFRSHNGLSSDILEVFRAKINEKTAEWFLEKYLKAEDFSKRDGVYLRFESRKRLWREIKTFGEDLLPSINDEIALLRSAIT; encoded by the coding sequence ATGAAAACGGTCATAGTCGACAGAAGCGATATTGTCATAACAGCAAAAAAGAGTGGAATCGTAGTGGAGACGCAGCAGATACCATACCGCCTTATAGATCTTCTGGTTCTCTGCGGAGAGATGGAGATAGGTACGAAAACACTTCTTGCGCTGGCAAAGGAGGGGGTATCGCTGCTTACCGTCTCCAAAAATAACAGGACCTTCTCCCTCACACTTCCGCTTGCGCCGAAAAACGGTGAGCTTAAGATGCTGCAGTACCGTTCCGTTACGAAAAACCGTCTCAATTTCGCAAAATACTTTCTCGAAGAGAAGATCAAAACCCATGCGAAGCATCTGGAAAAGCTCGGTTTTGAAATCGATCTGCGAGACTGGATGCAAAAAATCAGGGAGGCCGAGACTGTTTCGCAGATGCTGGGCATTGAAGGGAGCTTTTCAAACATCTACTTCTCCCGCTACTTCTCCGTTTTGCCAAAGGCTCTTCATAAAAGCAGACGCTCCAAGCGTCCGCCGCTCGACCCTGTAAATGCGATCTTGTCCTACCTCTATACCTATTTCTACCATCTAATTACAGTCCGCCTACATATGAACGGTTTCGACCCGGCCATCAGCTATCTTCATGAGCCGTTTCGATCGCACAACGGGCTGAGTTCCGATATTCTCGAAGTGTTCCGCGCAAAAATCAACGAAAAAACGGCGGAGTGGTTTTTGGAAAAGTATCTGAAGGCGGAGGATTTCAGTAAGAGAGACGGCGTCTACCTGAGGTTTGAGTCGCGAAAGAGGCTCTGGAGAGAGATCAAGACGTTCGGGGAGGATCTGCTGCCCTCCATAAATGACGAGATTGCACTTCTTAGGTCGGCCATAACATGA
- a CDS encoding CRISPR-associated protein, Csm5 family — MRHYLQLTTLSPLHIGSGEDFVPTAYIIDGDTLYEFDETDFFHALSAAQKRAFENMAGQGLYALKRFYDIEKDLAKSIAYRKLPVSREISKIYTRQFNKDGTLNKNLLEISKTMTMPGSFLSYIPGSSIKGVFGTALGIYPGRVGNDVRQNLLVEDFFPTQADVTFCDVAERRHKFKDAPGRGIPIKIEIIKEGVSFFGSILSERRGESKQLFSIEDIARSLERFDMQADEKMFAKYKRRADALGADFLFRVGRFAGKNFTSVNPDKIPVTHTVIASKEGGYTPFGWVAAKILDEEGYREASAEYERVLRELIKKRTAYAKEWRESRIQKEKERNEKELKMRREEEEKAERKRAEAQRLASLSPVERLIETVEIPELIRKMQNGEIENYESIKVELAQKIKAKLLENPKTWEKAKQKALKRRVFIESILGE, encoded by the coding sequence GTGAGACACTATCTGCAGTTGACGACACTCTCGCCGCTTCATATCGGATCGGGGGAGGATTTCGTGCCTACGGCTTACATAATCGACGGCGACACTCTTTACGAATTTGATGAAACCGACTTTTTTCACGCCCTCTCTGCCGCACAGAAGCGGGCTTTCGAAAATATGGCGGGTCAGGGGTTGTACGCCCTGAAGCGTTTTTACGATATAGAGAAGGATCTTGCCAAATCTATAGCCTACCGCAAACTGCCTGTATCGCGCGAGATTTCAAAAATCTACACAAGGCAGTTCAACAAAGACGGCACTCTGAACAAAAACCTGCTCGAAATATCCAAAACGATGACTATGCCGGGCTCATTCCTCTCCTATATACCGGGAAGCTCGATAAAGGGGGTCTTTGGGACAGCGCTCGGCATATATCCCGGCCGAGTCGGAAATGATGTGAGACAGAACCTGCTCGTGGAGGACTTTTTCCCGACACAAGCCGATGTGACATTTTGCGATGTGGCGGAAAGAAGGCACAAATTCAAAGATGCCCCGGGAAGAGGCATACCTATTAAGATAGAAATCATCAAAGAGGGGGTCAGCTTTTTCGGATCGATCCTTTCGGAAAGGAGAGGGGAGTCAAAGCAACTCTTTTCGATAGAGGATATAGCCCGCTCCCTTGAACGGTTCGATATGCAGGCGGACGAAAAGATGTTCGCAAAATACAAGAGGAGGGCCGATGCGCTCGGCGCCGACTTTCTATTCAGGGTGGGGCGCTTTGCCGGAAAAAACTTCACTTCGGTAAATCCCGACAAAATACCGGTTACCCATACGGTGATAGCGTCGAAAGAGGGAGGCTACACCCCTTTCGGATGGGTCGCGGCGAAAATTTTGGATGAAGAGGGCTACCGGGAGGCTTCGGCGGAGTATGAGAGAGTTTTGCGCGAACTCATAAAAAAGAGAACGGCATACGCGAAAGAGTGGAGAGAGAGCCGCATACAGAAAGAGAAAGAGCGCAACGAGAAAGAGTTGAAGATGAGGCGCGAAGAGGAAGAAAAGGCCGAGCGGAAGAGAGCCGAAGCGCAGCGGCTTGCCTCCCTCTCTCCCGTAGAGAGGCTGATCGAAACCGTCGAAATCCCGGAGCTTATCCGGAAAATGCAAAACGGTGAGATAGAAAATTACGAATCGATCAAAGTGGAGCTGGCGCAGAAGATAAAAGCGAAGCTGTTGGAAAATCCGAAAACCTGGGAGAAGGCCAAGCAGAAGGCGTTGAAGAGGAGGGTGTTTATCGAGTCGATACTGGGAGAGTAG